In Leopardus geoffroyi isolate Oge1 chromosome D1, O.geoffroyi_Oge1_pat1.0, whole genome shotgun sequence, a single window of DNA contains:
- the C1QTNF5 gene encoding complement C1q tumor necrosis factor-related protein 5, which translates to MRPLVAVLLLGLAAGSPPLDDNKIPSLCPGHPGLPGTPGHHGSQGLPGRDGRDGRDGAPGAPGEKGEGGRPGLPGPRGEPGPRGEAGPAGATGPAGECSVPPRSAFSAKRSESRVPPPSDAPLPFDRVLVNEQGHYDATTGKFTCQVPGVYYFAVHATVYRASLQFDLVKNGESIASFFQFFGGWPKPASLSGGAMVRLEPEDQVWVQVGVGDYIGIYASIKTDSTFSGFLVYSDWHNSPVFA; encoded by the exons ATGAGGCCGCTCGTCGCCGTGCTGCTCCTGGGCCTGGCGGCCGGCTCGCCCCCGCTGGACGACAACAAGATCCCCAGCCTGTGTCCGGGGCACCCCGGCCTCCCCGGCACGCCGGGCCACCACGGCAGCCAGGGCCTGCCCGGCCGCGACGGCCGCGACGGGCGAGACGGCGCGCCCGGGGCTCCGGGAGAGAAAGGCGAGGGCGGGAGGCCAG GACTGCCGGGGCCCCGGGGGGAGCCCGGGCCGCGAGGAGAGGCGGGACCCGCGGGGGCGACCGGGCCTGCGGGCGAGTGCTCAGTACCTCCGCGCTCCGCCTTCAGCGCCAAGCGCTCGGAGAGCCGGGTGCCTCCGCCGTCGGACGCGCCCCTACCCTTCGACCGCGTGCTGGTGAACGAGCAGGGACATTACGACGCCACCACCGGCAAGTTCACCTGCCAGGTGCCCGGGGTCTACTACTTCGCGGTCCACGCCACCGTCTACCGGGCTAGCCTGCAGTTCGATCTGGTCAAGAACGGCGAGTCCATCGCctctttcttccagttttttggAGGGTGGCCCAAGCCAGCCTCGCTGTCCGGGGGCGCCATGGTGAGGCTGGAGCCAGAGGACCAGGTGTGGGTGCAGGTGGGCGTGGGTGATTACATTGGCATCTATGCCAGCATCAAGACAGACAGCACCTTCTCGGGGTTTCTGGTGTATTCTGACTGGCACAACTCCCCTGTCTTCGCTTGA
- the LOC123600785 gene encoding membrane frizzled-related protein isoform X1, producing the protein MKECSDIILCAEATELSKTEFCNPAFEPESGPPPPAFREDASCSVPAPWHGRRPRGLQPDCHFSWLCVFLLASLLLLLLGLLVAIILAQLQTTPLPGASYHPLPTQGFTTTTTTPTAPTPSPATGNPKGQLKEAGMSPSPQSSCGGLLPGPRGFFSSPNYPDPYPPNAHCVWHIQVAAGHAVQLKIEALSMESVASCLFDRLEISPEPEGPLLRVCGKVPPPTLNTNASRLRVAFVSDSSVEGSGFHAWYQAVTPGNGNCAHDEFPCDQLVCLLPDSMCDGFANCADGSDEANCSTKLLGCGGNLTGLQGTFSAPSYLQRYPHQQLCTWHISVPAGRGVELQLYNFSLEAQDECELDYVAVYETSTSGALGLLGRFCGAEPPPRLISSSHQLVVLFRTDRGISSGGFSATYRALNATENPCGPGEFSCRDGGCKSPQWMCDTWRDCTDSSNGNCSSPLLPPPELACEPVQVEMCIGLSYNATAFPNIWVGMATQEEVMEVLRSYKSLTSLPCYQNFRRLLCGLLVPHCTPTGSVLPPCRSVCQEAELQCQSGLALLGTPWPFNCNRLPEAAGLEACAQP; encoded by the exons ATGAAGGAATGCTCAGATATCATCCTCTGTGCGGAGGCGACAGAGCTGAGCAAG ACTGAGTTCTGCAATCCTGCTTTTGAGCCTGAATCAGGGCCTCCCCCACCGGCCTTCCGGGAGGATGCCAGCTGCAGCGTCCCGGCTCCCTGGCATG GTCGGCGGCCCCGAGGGCTGCAGCCAGATTGTCACTTCTCCTGGCTCTGTGTCTTCCTGCTGGCCAGCCTCCTGCTCCTGCTGCTCGGGCTTCTGGTGGCCATCATTCTAGCCC AGCTGCAGACTACACCCCTGCCTGGGGCCTCCTATCACCCACTGCCCACCCAAggcttcaccaccaccaccaccacccctaccgctcccaccccctctccagcAACAGGGAACCCTAAAGGACAGCTGAAGGAGGCAGGCATGAGCCCCTCACCGCAGTCCT CCTGTGGGGGCCTCCTCCCTGGCCCAAGGGGCTTCTTCAGCAGCCCCAACTACCCAGACCCTTACCCACCCAACGCCCACTGCGTGTGGCATATCCAGGTGGCCGCGGGCCATGCAGTACAACTCAAGATTGAAGCGCTCAGCATGGAAAGCGTGGCCTCCTGTCTTTTCGATCGTTTGGAAATCTCCCCTGAGCCTGAGGGCCCCCTCCTCAG AGTGTGTGGGAAGGTGCCTCCCCCTACACTCAACACCAACGCCAGCCGCCTCCGGGTGGCCTTCGTCTCTGACAGCAGCGTGGAAGGATCTGGTTTCCATGCCTGGTACCAGGCCGTGACCCCCGGGAACG GGAACTGTGCTCATGACGAGTTCCCCTGTGACCAGCTCGTCTGCCTGCTACCTGACTCAATGTGTGACGGTTTTGCCAACTGTGCTGACGGCAGCGATGAGGCCAACTGCAGCACCAAGCTCTTGG GGTGTGGGGGGAATCTGACTGGGCTCCAGGGCACTTTCTCTGCTCCCAGCTACCTGCAGAGGTACCCTCACCAACAG CTTTGCACCTGGCATATCTCGGTGCCTGCGGGACGTGGCGTGGAATTGCAGCTGTACAACTTCAGCCTAGAAGCTCAGGACGAGTGCGAGCTGGACTACGTGGCGGTGTATGAGACCAGCACCTCAGGGGCCCTGGGCCTCCTGGGCAG GTTCTGTGGAGCGGAGCCACCACCTCGCCTCATCTCCTCCAGCCACCAGCTGGTGGTGCTCTTTAGGACAGACCGTGGCATCAGCAGTGGGGGCTTCTCTGCCACCTACAGGGCCCTCAATGCCACAGAGA ATCCCTGTGGGCCCGGAGAGTTCTCCTGCCGCGATGGAGGGTGTAAGAGTCCGCAGTGGATGTGTGACACGTGGAGAGACTGCACAGATAGCAGCAATGGCAACTGCAGCAGCCCCTTGCTCCCGCCCCCAG AGCTGGCCTGTGAACCCGTCCAGGTGGAGATGTGCATCGGCCTGAGCTACAACGCCACAGCCTTCCCTAACATCTGGGTGGGCATGGCCACCCAGGAGGAAGTGATGGAGGTCCTCAGAAGTTACAAG agcctgacaagtcTACCCTGTTACCAGAACTTCCGGAGGCTCCTCTGTGGGCTGCTTGTGCCCCATTGCACCCCCACAGGCAGCGTCCTTCCCCCTTGCCGCTCTGTCTGCCAGGAGGCAGAGCTCCAGTGCCAGTCCGGCCTGGCTCTACTGGGCACCCCCTGGCCTTTCAACTGCAACAGGCTGCCTGAGGCGGCTGGCCTGGAGGCTTGTGCCCAGCCCTGA
- the LOC123600785 gene encoding membrane frizzled-related protein isoform X2, whose product MKECSDIILCAEATELSKTEFCNPAFEPESGPPPPAFREDASCSVPAPWHGRRPRGLQPDCHFSWLCVFLLASLLLLLLGLLVAIILAQLQTTPLPGASYHPLPTQGFTTTTTTPTAPTPSPATGNPKGQLKEAGMSPSPQSSCGGLLPGPRGFFSSPNYPDPYPPNAHCVWHIQVAAGHAVQLKIEALSMESVASCLFDRLEISPEPEGPLLRVCGKVPPPTLNTNASRLRVAFVSDSSVEGSGFHAWYQAVTPGNGNCAHDEFPCDQLVCLLPDSMCDGFANCADGSDEANCSTKLLGCGGNLTGLQGTFSAPSYLQRYPHQQEKACPCSAQSLCSTLPFCGRFCGAEPPPRLISSSHQLVVLFRTDRGISSGGFSATYRALNATENPCGPGEFSCRDGGCKSPQWMCDTWRDCTDSSNGNCSSPLLPPPELACEPVQVEMCIGLSYNATAFPNIWVGMATQEEVMEVLRSYKSLTSLPCYQNFRRLLCGLLVPHCTPTGSVLPPCRSVCQEAELQCQSGLALLGTPWPFNCNRLPEAAGLEACAQP is encoded by the exons ATGAAGGAATGCTCAGATATCATCCTCTGTGCGGAGGCGACAGAGCTGAGCAAG ACTGAGTTCTGCAATCCTGCTTTTGAGCCTGAATCAGGGCCTCCCCCACCGGCCTTCCGGGAGGATGCCAGCTGCAGCGTCCCGGCTCCCTGGCATG GTCGGCGGCCCCGAGGGCTGCAGCCAGATTGTCACTTCTCCTGGCTCTGTGTCTTCCTGCTGGCCAGCCTCCTGCTCCTGCTGCTCGGGCTTCTGGTGGCCATCATTCTAGCCC AGCTGCAGACTACACCCCTGCCTGGGGCCTCCTATCACCCACTGCCCACCCAAggcttcaccaccaccaccaccacccctaccgctcccaccccctctccagcAACAGGGAACCCTAAAGGACAGCTGAAGGAGGCAGGCATGAGCCCCTCACCGCAGTCCT CCTGTGGGGGCCTCCTCCCTGGCCCAAGGGGCTTCTTCAGCAGCCCCAACTACCCAGACCCTTACCCACCCAACGCCCACTGCGTGTGGCATATCCAGGTGGCCGCGGGCCATGCAGTACAACTCAAGATTGAAGCGCTCAGCATGGAAAGCGTGGCCTCCTGTCTTTTCGATCGTTTGGAAATCTCCCCTGAGCCTGAGGGCCCCCTCCTCAG AGTGTGTGGGAAGGTGCCTCCCCCTACACTCAACACCAACGCCAGCCGCCTCCGGGTGGCCTTCGTCTCTGACAGCAGCGTGGAAGGATCTGGTTTCCATGCCTGGTACCAGGCCGTGACCCCCGGGAACG GGAACTGTGCTCATGACGAGTTCCCCTGTGACCAGCTCGTCTGCCTGCTACCTGACTCAATGTGTGACGGTTTTGCCAACTGTGCTGACGGCAGCGATGAGGCCAACTGCAGCACCAAGCTCTTGG GGTGTGGGGGGAATCTGACTGGGCTCCAGGGCACTTTCTCTGCTCCCAGCTACCTGCAGAGGTACCCTCACCAACAG GAAAAGGCTTGTCCTTGCTCAGCCCAAAGCCTTTGCTCCACATTGCCCTTCTGCGGAAG GTTCTGTGGAGCGGAGCCACCACCTCGCCTCATCTCCTCCAGCCACCAGCTGGTGGTGCTCTTTAGGACAGACCGTGGCATCAGCAGTGGGGGCTTCTCTGCCACCTACAGGGCCCTCAATGCCACAGAGA ATCCCTGTGGGCCCGGAGAGTTCTCCTGCCGCGATGGAGGGTGTAAGAGTCCGCAGTGGATGTGTGACACGTGGAGAGACTGCACAGATAGCAGCAATGGCAACTGCAGCAGCCCCTTGCTCCCGCCCCCAG AGCTGGCCTGTGAACCCGTCCAGGTGGAGATGTGCATCGGCCTGAGCTACAACGCCACAGCCTTCCCTAACATCTGGGTGGGCATGGCCACCCAGGAGGAAGTGATGGAGGTCCTCAGAAGTTACAAG agcctgacaagtcTACCCTGTTACCAGAACTTCCGGAGGCTCCTCTGTGGGCTGCTTGTGCCCCATTGCACCCCCACAGGCAGCGTCCTTCCCCCTTGCCGCTCTGTCTGCCAGGAGGCAGAGCTCCAGTGCCAGTCCGGCCTGGCTCTACTGGGCACCCCCTGGCCTTTCAACTGCAACAGGCTGCCTGAGGCGGCTGGCCTGGAGGCTTGTGCCCAGCCCTGA
- the LOC123600785 gene encoding membrane frizzled-related protein isoform X4, whose product MKECSDIILCAEATELSKTEFCNPAFEPESGPPPPAFREDASCSVPAPWHGRRPRGLQPDCHFSWLCVFLLASLLLLLLGLLVAIILAPCGGLLPGPRGFFSSPNYPDPYPPNAHCVWHIQVAAGHAVQLKIEALSMESVASCLFDRLEISPEPEGPLLRVCGKVPPPTLNTNASRLRVAFVSDSSVEGSGFHAWYQAVTPGNGNCAHDEFPCDQLVCLLPDSMCDGFANCADGSDEANCSTKLLGCGGNLTGLQGTFSAPSYLQRYPHQQLCTWHISVPAGRGVELQLYNFSLEAQDECELDYVAVYETSTSGALGLLGRFCGAEPPPRLISSSHQLVVLFRTDRGISSGGFSATYRALNATENPCGPGEFSCRDGGCKSPQWMCDTWRDCTDSSNGNCSSPLLPPPELACEPVQVEMCIGLSYNATAFPNIWVGMATQEEVMEVLRSYKSLTSLPCYQNFRRLLCGLLVPHCTPTGSVLPPCRSVCQEAELQCQSGLALLGTPWPFNCNRLPEAAGLEACAQP is encoded by the exons ATGAAGGAATGCTCAGATATCATCCTCTGTGCGGAGGCGACAGAGCTGAGCAAG ACTGAGTTCTGCAATCCTGCTTTTGAGCCTGAATCAGGGCCTCCCCCACCGGCCTTCCGGGAGGATGCCAGCTGCAGCGTCCCGGCTCCCTGGCATG GTCGGCGGCCCCGAGGGCTGCAGCCAGATTGTCACTTCTCCTGGCTCTGTGTCTTCCTGCTGGCCAGCCTCCTGCTCCTGCTGCTCGGGCTTCTGGTGGCCATCATTCTAGCCC CCTGTGGGGGCCTCCTCCCTGGCCCAAGGGGCTTCTTCAGCAGCCCCAACTACCCAGACCCTTACCCACCCAACGCCCACTGCGTGTGGCATATCCAGGTGGCCGCGGGCCATGCAGTACAACTCAAGATTGAAGCGCTCAGCATGGAAAGCGTGGCCTCCTGTCTTTTCGATCGTTTGGAAATCTCCCCTGAGCCTGAGGGCCCCCTCCTCAG AGTGTGTGGGAAGGTGCCTCCCCCTACACTCAACACCAACGCCAGCCGCCTCCGGGTGGCCTTCGTCTCTGACAGCAGCGTGGAAGGATCTGGTTTCCATGCCTGGTACCAGGCCGTGACCCCCGGGAACG GGAACTGTGCTCATGACGAGTTCCCCTGTGACCAGCTCGTCTGCCTGCTACCTGACTCAATGTGTGACGGTTTTGCCAACTGTGCTGACGGCAGCGATGAGGCCAACTGCAGCACCAAGCTCTTGG GGTGTGGGGGGAATCTGACTGGGCTCCAGGGCACTTTCTCTGCTCCCAGCTACCTGCAGAGGTACCCTCACCAACAG CTTTGCACCTGGCATATCTCGGTGCCTGCGGGACGTGGCGTGGAATTGCAGCTGTACAACTTCAGCCTAGAAGCTCAGGACGAGTGCGAGCTGGACTACGTGGCGGTGTATGAGACCAGCACCTCAGGGGCCCTGGGCCTCCTGGGCAG GTTCTGTGGAGCGGAGCCACCACCTCGCCTCATCTCCTCCAGCCACCAGCTGGTGGTGCTCTTTAGGACAGACCGTGGCATCAGCAGTGGGGGCTTCTCTGCCACCTACAGGGCCCTCAATGCCACAGAGA ATCCCTGTGGGCCCGGAGAGTTCTCCTGCCGCGATGGAGGGTGTAAGAGTCCGCAGTGGATGTGTGACACGTGGAGAGACTGCACAGATAGCAGCAATGGCAACTGCAGCAGCCCCTTGCTCCCGCCCCCAG AGCTGGCCTGTGAACCCGTCCAGGTGGAGATGTGCATCGGCCTGAGCTACAACGCCACAGCCTTCCCTAACATCTGGGTGGGCATGGCCACCCAGGAGGAAGTGATGGAGGTCCTCAGAAGTTACAAG agcctgacaagtcTACCCTGTTACCAGAACTTCCGGAGGCTCCTCTGTGGGCTGCTTGTGCCCCATTGCACCCCCACAGGCAGCGTCCTTCCCCCTTGCCGCTCTGTCTGCCAGGAGGCAGAGCTCCAGTGCCAGTCCGGCCTGGCTCTACTGGGCACCCCCTGGCCTTTCAACTGCAACAGGCTGCCTGAGGCGGCTGGCCTGGAGGCTTGTGCCCAGCCCTGA
- the LOC123600785 gene encoding membrane frizzled-related protein isoform X3, whose translation MKECSDIILCAEATELSKTEFCNPAFEPESGPPPPAFREDASCSVPAPWHGRRPRGLQPDCHFSWLCVFLLASLLLLLLGLLVAIILAQLQTTPLPGASYHPLPTQGFTTTTTTPTAPTPSPATGNPKGQLKEAGMSPSPQSSCGGLLPGPRGFFSSPNYPDPYPPNAHCVWHIQVAAGHAVQLKIEALSMESVASCLFDRLEISPEPEGPLLRVCGKVPPPTLNTNASRLRVAFVSDSSVEGSGFHAWYQAVTPGNGCGGNLTGLQGTFSAPSYLQRYPHQQLCTWHISVPAGRGVELQLYNFSLEAQDECELDYVAVYETSTSGALGLLGRFCGAEPPPRLISSSHQLVVLFRTDRGISSGGFSATYRALNATENPCGPGEFSCRDGGCKSPQWMCDTWRDCTDSSNGNCSSPLLPPPELACEPVQVEMCIGLSYNATAFPNIWVGMATQEEVMEVLRSYKSLTSLPCYQNFRRLLCGLLVPHCTPTGSVLPPCRSVCQEAELQCQSGLALLGTPWPFNCNRLPEAAGLEACAQP comes from the exons ATGAAGGAATGCTCAGATATCATCCTCTGTGCGGAGGCGACAGAGCTGAGCAAG ACTGAGTTCTGCAATCCTGCTTTTGAGCCTGAATCAGGGCCTCCCCCACCGGCCTTCCGGGAGGATGCCAGCTGCAGCGTCCCGGCTCCCTGGCATG GTCGGCGGCCCCGAGGGCTGCAGCCAGATTGTCACTTCTCCTGGCTCTGTGTCTTCCTGCTGGCCAGCCTCCTGCTCCTGCTGCTCGGGCTTCTGGTGGCCATCATTCTAGCCC AGCTGCAGACTACACCCCTGCCTGGGGCCTCCTATCACCCACTGCCCACCCAAggcttcaccaccaccaccaccacccctaccgctcccaccccctctccagcAACAGGGAACCCTAAAGGACAGCTGAAGGAGGCAGGCATGAGCCCCTCACCGCAGTCCT CCTGTGGGGGCCTCCTCCCTGGCCCAAGGGGCTTCTTCAGCAGCCCCAACTACCCAGACCCTTACCCACCCAACGCCCACTGCGTGTGGCATATCCAGGTGGCCGCGGGCCATGCAGTACAACTCAAGATTGAAGCGCTCAGCATGGAAAGCGTGGCCTCCTGTCTTTTCGATCGTTTGGAAATCTCCCCTGAGCCTGAGGGCCCCCTCCTCAG AGTGTGTGGGAAGGTGCCTCCCCCTACACTCAACACCAACGCCAGCCGCCTCCGGGTGGCCTTCGTCTCTGACAGCAGCGTGGAAGGATCTGGTTTCCATGCCTGGTACCAGGCCGTGACCCCCGGGAACG GGTGTGGGGGGAATCTGACTGGGCTCCAGGGCACTTTCTCTGCTCCCAGCTACCTGCAGAGGTACCCTCACCAACAG CTTTGCACCTGGCATATCTCGGTGCCTGCGGGACGTGGCGTGGAATTGCAGCTGTACAACTTCAGCCTAGAAGCTCAGGACGAGTGCGAGCTGGACTACGTGGCGGTGTATGAGACCAGCACCTCAGGGGCCCTGGGCCTCCTGGGCAG GTTCTGTGGAGCGGAGCCACCACCTCGCCTCATCTCCTCCAGCCACCAGCTGGTGGTGCTCTTTAGGACAGACCGTGGCATCAGCAGTGGGGGCTTCTCTGCCACCTACAGGGCCCTCAATGCCACAGAGA ATCCCTGTGGGCCCGGAGAGTTCTCCTGCCGCGATGGAGGGTGTAAGAGTCCGCAGTGGATGTGTGACACGTGGAGAGACTGCACAGATAGCAGCAATGGCAACTGCAGCAGCCCCTTGCTCCCGCCCCCAG AGCTGGCCTGTGAACCCGTCCAGGTGGAGATGTGCATCGGCCTGAGCTACAACGCCACAGCCTTCCCTAACATCTGGGTGGGCATGGCCACCCAGGAGGAAGTGATGGAGGTCCTCAGAAGTTACAAG agcctgacaagtcTACCCTGTTACCAGAACTTCCGGAGGCTCCTCTGTGGGCTGCTTGTGCCCCATTGCACCCCCACAGGCAGCGTCCTTCCCCCTTGCCGCTCTGTCTGCCAGGAGGCAGAGCTCCAGTGCCAGTCCGGCCTGGCTCTACTGGGCACCCCCTGGCCTTTCAACTGCAACAGGCTGCCTGAGGCGGCTGGCCTGGAGGCTTGTGCCCAGCCCTGA